The Podospora pseudocomata strain CBS 415.72m chromosome 3, whole genome shotgun sequence genome window below encodes:
- the SKS1 gene encoding Serine/threonine protein kinase (EggNog:ENOG503NURV; COG:T), which yields MQHVPMFGYPTPPASPAFGQRCAIPNQYLAAHHQQPRYVPVAPEERLGKFITPSLQLTGIAGTGAYGVVYSAVDIHTNVRYAVKCLSKFNADGTPLDRRQVAFQTREIKLHYTASAHPNVVSMLKIIDFPDCTYVILEYCPEGDLFYNITECGRYVGKDELAKRVFLQILDAVEHCHNLGIYHRDLKPENILVSDQGETVKLADFGLAIASERSDDYGCGSTFYMSPECLDHSSRRPFYYCAPNDVWSLGVVLVNLTCGRNPWKQASYEDSTYRAYARSQDFLKTILPVSDELNDILGRIFTRNPDQRITLSELRARILACSRFTEQPTAQVLSTPPASPGHTTVYVADGSAIEDDDDEFDYDEPLSPASSDGESTCSSDEGSLTSSCSSIGDLEEDEDDLFEDIPEAKTPPIYEAPEEPRVVAYHPQQEYMHPVHPVQPLHAPVQPVCAPPKFQQLHQYVWDMLKFAQPPQLHHPVPFHHQVPLFAMQGCY from the exons ATGCAGCATGTTCCAATGTTCGGATATCCCACTccgccagcatcaccagcattCGGTCAGAGGTGTGCCATTCCAAACCAGTATCTTgccgcccaccaccagcaaccgcGATATGTGCCCGTTGCCCCCGAGGAGAGGTTAGGAAAGTTCATCACGCCCTCGCTCCAGCTGACGGGCATCGCGGGGACCGGCGCGTATGGCGTCGTCTACTCTGCTGTCGACATCCACACCAATGTTCGTTATGCCGTCAAGTGCCTGAGCAAGTTCAATGCCGACGGGACCCCGCTGGATCGTCGTCAAGTCGCCTTTCAGACTAGGGAGATCAAGCTTCACTACACCGCCTCAGCCCATCCCAACGTAGTGTCCATGCTCAAGATCATCGACTTTCCTGACTGCACCTACGTTATCCTCGAGTACTGCCCCGAAGGTGACCTGTTTTACAACATCACCGAGTGCGGCCGCTATGTTGGTAAGGATGAACTGGCCAAGAGGGTTTTCCTCCAGATCTTGGACGCCGTGGAGCACTGCCACAACCTGGGGATTTACCACCGAGACCTGAAGCCGGAAAACATTCTGGTATCTGACCAAGGAGAGACTGTCAAGCTGGCAGATTTTGGCCTGGCCATTGCCTCGGAGCGGTCCGATGATTACGGCTGCGGTTCAACCTTTTACATGTCACCAG AATGCCTGGACCACTCGTCAAGGAGACCTTTTTATTATTGTGCCCCCAATGACGTCTGGAGCCTTGGCGTCGTCCTGGTGAACCTCACCTGCGGGCGCAACCCGTGGAAGCAGGCATCCTATGAAGACTCTACTTACCGTGCCTACGCGAGAAGCCAGGATTTTCTCAAGACTATCCTTCCCGTATCGGACGAGTTGAACGACATCCTTGGAAGGATTTTTACCCGGAACCCGGATCAGAGAATCACCCTCTCCGAACTGCGGGCGAGGATACTCGCCTGCTCCCGGTTCACCGAACAACCGACAGCACAGGTTCTGTCGACGCCGCCGGCCTCGCCGGGGCACACCACCGTTTACGTTGCCGATGGATCGGCTattgaagacgacgacgacgaattCGACTACGATGAGCCGCTCTCCCCTGCTTCGTCAGACGGAGAGTCGACATGCTCGTCCGACGAAGGATCACTTACCTCGTCATGCTCAAGCATCGGAGAcctcgaggaggacgaagacgactTGTTTGAGGACATCCCAGAGGCCAAGACCCCGCCCATCTACGAGGCACCAGAGGAACCCAGAGTTGTGGCCTACCACCCCCAACAGGAGTATATGCATCCAGTGCATCCAGTGCAGCCCTTGCATGCCCCTGTCCAGCCGGTATGCGCGCCACCAAAGTTCCAACAGTTGCACCAGTATGTCTGGGACATGTTGAAGTTTGCTCAACCACCGCAGCTTCACCACCCGGTTCCATTCCATCATCAGGTTCCCTTGTTTGCCATGCAAGGTTGCTACTAA
- the PRP4 gene encoding U4/U6 small nuclear ribonucleoprotein prp4 (EggNog:ENOG503NU45; COG:T): MASPVPSSDEGEIVEATSLPRAERNIDVDRRGRHHQGRQASREPEYDTAARRSHSPRGWKRPSDDRDDHHTRDRREPRQFRVRYEDNYRDDRRHGRDLDRPPSRGSELLYDERPTHSGHRDYRGGSDRNRGSDRGYGRDRDHDDYPDKRPRNHSRSPRDRRDRGRRDRGRYGSDRHAADEHKYSAHVDRQSQNGSLSKKASSVEASGVSKNHAKIDQGATAERGINELAISQNGIPTQDSAQAAEPDMDWDPDAVMDEEAREKAEIERRRRLREAAYKRGIGASTPTIQSLQAGEKNVSSPASTRQSTPGLLKVDAATPNSNGISSPALSPGKAPEDMSATALNFADDQALINAHIRAKSHDEDGPSAADYDPTVDMQEDEKRDEQRHGNVGLHGELRDPSQPEAATVSASGEQENGTKKADEDDDDFDMFADDFDEQKFAAPAQPKAAAADDSRPQHGAGGKNIEGDDKDGYYKIRPGELLDGRYQVLTTLGRGMFSGVARAVDVTNKQVVAIKIMRNNDALRKGGFTEIAILQKLNAADPDNKKHLVRFERSFEYKGHLCMAFENLSMNLREVLKKFGNNVGINLNATRIYASQIFIALGHMRKCSIIHADLKPDNILVNEARNVLKICDLGTAIDRSDAATASTEITPYLVSRFYRAPEIILGMPYDYAVDMWSIGCTLYELYTGKILFTGDSNNQMLKNIMEIRGKLSAKMYRRGQLSSIHFDELGNFISVERDKVLGKTTVKTLPVVKPTRDLRTRLLAASSGMNDSETRDLNHFIDLLERCLTLNPDKRLTPAEALRHPFFPQKTHPSTAAR, encoded by the exons ATGGCATCTCCAGTTCCCAGTTCGGATGAAGGGGAAATTGTAGAGGCAACTTCCCTGCCTCGCGCTGAACGAAACATTGATGTTGACCGAAGAGgcagacatcatcaaggaagacAAGCGTCCCGCGAGCCCGAGTATGATACAGCAGCTCGACGTAGCCACTCTCCTCGGGGCTGGAAAAGACCCAGCGATGATCGGGACGACCACCATACTCGCGATAGACGGGAACCACGCCAGTTCCGCGTACGCTATGAGGACAACTACCGAGATGACCGTCGCCATGGCCGCGACTTAGATCGCCCTCCCTCTCGCGGATCCGAATTGCTGTACGACGAACGCCCGACTCACTCTGGACATCGAGACTATCGCGGTGGCAGTGACCGCAACCGTGGCTCTGACCGAGGTTATGGCAGGGACCGCGATCATGATGACTACCCAGACAAGCGGCCTAGAAACCACAGTCGCTCTCCCAGAGATCGCCGTGATCGGGGAAGGCGAGACAGGGGCCGTTATGGCTCGGACCGTCATGCGGCAGACGAACACAAGTATAGTGCCCATGTCGATAGACAGTCGCAGAACGGCTCCCTCTCCAAGAAGGCCAGCTCTGTGGAAGCTTCGGGTGTTTCCAAAAACCATGCTAAAATTGACCAAGGTGCAACGGCTGAACGCGGTATCAATGAGCTTGCCATCTCACAGAACGG TATTCCCACTCAAGATTCTGCTCAGGCTGCCGAACCTGACATGGACTGGGACCCAGATGCTGTCATGGACGAGGAAGCTAGGGAGAAGGCCGAAATCGAACGTCGTCGCCGCCTCAGAGAAGCTGCCTACAAGAGAGGTATTGGAGCTTCAACCCCCACTATTCAATCATTGCAGGCTGGCGAAAAGAATGTGTCCAGTCCAGCATCCACTCGCCAGAGCACCCCTGGTCTCCTGAAAGTGGACGCAGCTACTCCCAACTCTA ACGGCATCTCATCACCAGCTCTGTCCCCTGGTAAAGCCCCAGAGGACATGTCTGCAACGGCCCTCAATTTTGCTGATGATCAAGCTCTCATTAATGCTCACATTCGAGCCAAGTCTCATGACGAGGATGGCCCTTCAGCTGCAGATTATGACCCGACCGTGGACATGCAGGAAGACGAGAAACGGGATGAGCAGCGACATGGCAACGTAGGGTTACATGGTGAGCTGCGAGACCCCTCTCAGCCAGAGGCTGCCACGGTTTCCGCTTCGGGGGAGCAAGAGAATGGCACCAAGAAAGcagacgaagacgacgatgacttCGACATGTTTGCGGATGACTTCGACGAGCAGAAATTCGCAGCTCCAGCGCAGCCGAAGGCTGCGGCAGCTGACGATAGTAGACCTCAGCATGGCGCAGGCGGCAAAAATATCGAGGGGGACGACAAGGACGGCTACTACAAGATTCGGCCTGGTGAGCTCCTCGATGGTCGCTATCAGGTTCTCACTACCCTCGGCCGTGGCATGTTTTCAGGGGTAGCACGTGCTGTTGATGTCACCAACAAGCAAGTGGTTGCCATCAAGATCATGCGGAACAATGATGCGCTGCGGAAAGGCGGTTTTACAGAGATTGCCATTCTTCAGAAGCTCAACGCGGCCGACCCGGACAACAAAAAGCATCTGGTTCGGTTTGAAAGATCATTCGAGTACAAGGGCCACTTGTGTATGGCGTTTGAGAATTTGAGCATGAACCTGCGCGAAGTTTTGAAGAAGTTTGGCAACAATGTGGGCATCAATCTGAATGCGACTCGGATATATGCCTCCCAAATCTTCATTGCCCTTGGACATATGCGCAAGTGCAGCATCATCCATGCTGATCTGAAGCCTGACAATATTCTG GTCAACGAGGCGCGGAATGTGCTCAAGATTTGCGATTTGGGAACAGCCATCGATCGTTCTGACGCGGCAACGGCGTCGACAGAGATTACACCGTACTTGGTCAGCAGATTCTATCGTGCCCCTGAAATCATCCTGGGCATGCCTTACGACTATGCCGTGGATATGTGGTCGATTGGATGCACCCTCTACGAGTTGTATACCGGCAAGATTCTCTTTACTGGCGATAGCAACAACCAGATGCTCAAAAACATCATGGAGATCCGCGGAAAACTCAGTGCCAAGATGTACCGACGCGGCCAACTGTCGAGCATACACTTTGACGAGCTCGGCAACTTCATCAGCGTGGAACGGGACAAGGTTCTTGGAAAG ACCACAGTGAAGACCTTGCCTGTCGTTAAGCCAACCCGGGATTTGCGTACCCGCCTCCTCGCGGCTTCGAGCGGTATGAACGACTCGGAGACCAGGGATTTGAACCATTTCATTGACCTGCTTGAGCGTTGCCTGACGCTGAATCCCGACAAACGGCTCACGCCTGCAGAGGCGTTACGCCACCCCTTTTTTCCTCAGAAGACGCACccatccaccgccgcccgATAG
- the TMA7 gene encoding Translation machinery-associated protein 7 (EggNog:ENOG503P7FQ; COG:S), translated as MGGKAKPLKAPKKQAKELDDEDKAFLEKQRAAEKAKKEMAAKAGGKGPLNTGAQGIKKSGKK; from the exons ATGG GTGGCAAGGCCAAGCCCCTCAAG GCCCCCAAGAAGCAAGCCAAGGAGCtcgatgatgaggacaagGCTTTCCTTGAGAAGCAGCGTGCTG ctgagaaggccaagaaggagatggctgCCAAGGCTGGCGGTAAGGGACCACTG AACACCGGTGCCCAGGGTATCAAGAAGTCTGGAAAGAAGTAA
- a CDS encoding hypothetical protein (EggNog:ENOG503NUS1; COG:S), with amino-acid sequence MAEKDPGQILLDLLADPFSTQLQKTAIIAALGSSIGTTAVIAFLFSILRPFNSVVYAPKLKHADEKHAPPPMGKGFFAWVTPLWKTTEEDMVNLIGMDATIFMRFTRMCRNIFAILTVLGCAILIPVNWTATTRVGIEDNWLSKITPNLVWGSAQWASVSVAWIFDIVVCVFLWWNYRKVVQLRRKYYESEEYQHSLHSRTLMVYDIPKNLGSDEGIARIIDSVVPSSSFSRTAIARDVRILPSLIESHGKTVRKLEKVLAVYLKDPKNLPPARPLCRPSKKDHSYASYPKGHKVDAIDYLTERIKLLELEIKDVRQRVDKRVTMPYGFASYSDISETHSIAYLCRKKNPQGAIIKLAPRPNDIIWENMPLSPSARRRRRLWNNFWMAVLTILWIVPNAFIAVFLVNLSNLGLVWKEFRDELASSPQFWSIVQGIASPAIMSLVYLLLPIAFRRMSIRAGDKTKTGRERHVVAKLYAFFTFNNLFIFSVFSAIWGFTATVVQRTNNGQDAWKAIYEADFGFLLFLSLIKVSPFWVSWLLQRQLGAAIDLAQLWTLFYSFVVRKFSNPTPRELIELTAPPPFDYASYYNYFLFYATVALCYAPIQPLVLPAAALFFCIDVAFKKYLLLYIFVTKTESGGMFWRVLFNRFLFGTFLANLVTFLVVWVRGIQVDRTQVYALAPLPILLIVFKIVCSRVYDDKIHFYATRFTKQGRTEEGLNVKEQSMRNDRLAARFGHPALYKPLITPMVHAKAQNVLASIYQGRLSDGREAGGLGDSVSVSGYSDTYVMDSMMSGKAGKASPSMPGFEVVPESRLDFEFYKNRDEFAEDHGAGELFGSDIHRPGTPGTMMSGPDSRPGTPSGGMGFGANRRLLSPYNDPGAGPSSSGYVGPSVYSPPILGAHEVPSRSRSPLYSLGNDSGANLVQGAALMPVSSYPTTPAAGGPGDGSYDGDVGTYRPGVPTIPPGIFGGGPRYGGLPQSDQEFGQPATSQDPTQYDYFRGPRRGTPGPPGGGNGGNTYRG; translated from the exons ATGGCGGAAAAGGATCCTGGGCAGATCCTCCTGGATTTGCTGGCTGATCCCTTTTCAACACAG TTGCAAAAAACTGCCATCATTGCTGCGCTGGGCTCTTCCATCGGAACCACAGCCGTgatcgccttcctcttctcgatTCTCCGACCGTTCAATAGTGTTGTATATGCGCCGAAGCTCAAACATGCCGACGAAAAACATGCCCCGCCGCCGATGGGGAAGGGCTTCTTTGCTTGGGTTACCCCGTTGTGGAAGACAACCGAGGAGGATATGGTCAACTTAATCGGGATGGACGCCACCATCTTCATGCGATTTACAAGGATGTGCCGCAACATATTTGCCATTCTCACAGTTCTCGGCTGCGCTATCTTGATTCCTGTCAACTGGACTGCAACAACTCGCGTGGGCATCGAAGACAACTGGCTCTCCAAGATTACGCCTAACTTGGTGTGGGGGTCGGCTCAGTGGGCGAGTGTCAGCGTGGCCTGGATCTTTGACATTGTTGTTTGTGTCTTTCTCTGGTGGAACTATAGAAAGGTTGTCCAGTTGAGGCGAAAGTACTACGAGAGCGAGGAGTATCAACACAGTTTGCACAGCCGTACGCTGATG GTGTACGATATTCCAAAGAACCTAGGCTCAGACGAGGGTATCGCTCGAATCATCGATAGTGTGGTCCCGAGCTCTTCCTTCTCAAGAACTGCCATCGCTCGTGATGTCAGGATTCTCCCAAGTCTCATTGAGTCGCATGGCAAGACAGTCAGGAAGCTCGAAAAGGTCCTGGCAGTCTATCTGAAGGACCCCAAAAACCTGCCACCAGCAAGACCTCTCTGTCGACCTTCCAAGAAGGACCACTCATACGCAAGCTATCCCAAGGGCCACAAAGTCGACGCCATTGACTATCTTACCGAGCGCAtcaagctgctggagctcGAGATCAAAGATGTTCGGCAAAGGGTGGATAAGAGAGTGACCATGCCGTATGGTTTTGCGTCATACTCAGATATCTCCGAGACACACTCCATCGCCTACCTGTGTCGGAAGAAGAATCCTCAAGGTGCGATCATCAAGCTGGCTCCTCGGCCAAACGACATCATCTGGGAGAACATGCCGCTGAGTCCATCAGCTCGCCGTAGGAGGCGCCTGTGGAACAATTTCTGGATGGCGGTTCTCACTATTCTGTGGATTGTTCCCAATGCTTTCATCGCCGTCTTCCTGGTCAATCTGAGTAACTTGGGCTTGGTATGGAAAGAGTTCCGGGACGAACTGGCCAGCAGCCCCCAGTTCTGGTCCATTGTTCAGGGTATCGCATCTCCGGCAATCATGTCACTTGTTTACCTGCTACTTCCGATTGCTTTCCGCCGCATGTCCATCAGAGCAGGCGACAAGACTAAAACGGGAAGAGAGCGCCATGTCGTCGCGAAACTGTACGCCTTCTTCActttcaacaacctcttcatcttctccgTTTTCAGTGCCATCTGGGGATTTACTGCTACGGTTGTTCAGAGGACCAACAACGGTCAGGATGCTTGGAAGGCCATCTACGAAGCCGATTTCGGATTTCTCCTGTTCCTCTCACTCATCAAAGTGTCTCCTTTCTGGGTCTCATGGCTCCTGCAGAGACAGCTCGGTGCGGCGATTGATCTTGCGCAACTGTGGACTCTCTTCTACAGCTTCGTTGTGCGAAAGTTCTCTAACCCAACGCCTCGGGAACTGATCGAGCtcacagcaccaccgccctttGATTACGCCAGCTACTACAACTACTTCCTTTTCTACGCCACCGTCGCCCTCTGCTATGCCCCCATTCAGCCTCTTGTCCTCCCTGCGGCAGCACTGTTCTTCTGTATCGATGTGGCTTTCAAGAAGTACTTGTTGCTCTACATTTTCGTTACGAAGACGGAAAGCGGAGGCATGTTCTGGCGCGTGCTGTTCAACCGTTTCCTGTTCGGGACCTTTCTTGCCAACCTGGTCACCTTCTTGGTCGTTTGGGTCCGTGGCATCCAAGTCGATCGGACCCAGGTATATGCTCTGGCACCGCTGCCCATCTTGTTGATCGTTTTCAAGATAGTCTGCAGCCGCGTCTACGATGATAAGATCCACTTTTATGCGACGAGATTTACCAAGCAAGGACGGACTGAAGAAGGGCTGAATGTCAAGGAGCAAAGTATGCGGAACGATCGTCTTGCGGCTCGTTTTGGCCATCCGGCTCTCTACAAGCCCCTCATCACACCCATGGTTCACGCAAAGGCACAGAATGTTCTTGCGAGCATCTATCAAGGGCGGCTGAGCGACGGTAGGGAAGCGGGTGGCCTGGGAGATTCGGTATCTGTCAGCGGCTACAGCGACACGTACGTTATGGATTCCATGATGTCCGGCAAGGCTGGCAAGGCGTCGCCGAGCATGCCTGGTTTCGAAGTGGTACCCGAATCACGTCTTGACTTTGAATTTTACAAGAACCGCGACGAATTCGCAGAAGACCATGGTGCAGGCGAGCTCTTTGGATCAGACATCCATCGGCCGGGCACGCCGGGCACCATGATGAGCGGGCCAGACTCTCGACCCGGAACGCCGAGTGGAGGAATGGGCTTCGGCGCCAACCGCAGGCTGTTGTCACCGTACAACGACCCTGGGGCTGGGCCGTCATCCAGTGGCTACGTGGGCCCATCCGTCTACTCACCCCCAATACTGGGCGCACATGAGGTGCCCAGTCGCAGCAGGAGTCCTTTATACAGCCTTGGCAATGATAGTGGTGCCAACCTGGTGCAGGGAGCCGCGCTGATGCCGGTATCGAGTTatcccaccacaccagccGCTGGTGGCCCGGGAGACGGGAGCTATGATGGTGACGTTGGGACTTACAGACCTGGCGTTCCTACCATTCCCCCTGGCATCTTTGGTGGGGGGCCCCGCTATGGCGGCCTTCCGCAGAGCGATCAAGAATTTGGCCAGCCAGCGACAAGTCAAGACCCGACACAATATGACTACTTTAGAGGGCCGCGGAGAGGAACACCAGGCCCTCCGGGCGGCGGCAATGGTGGCAACACCTATAGGGGCTAA